In Planctomycetota bacterium, the following are encoded in one genomic region:
- a CDS encoding MoxR family ATPase, translated as MPTEELNMESVTKMKDAYERIKAEMKKAVVGQEQVIEEMLISIFSKGHCLLVGVPGLAKTLMVRALAQTLSLSFNRIQFTPDLMPSDITGTDVIQDDRTTGNRCLQFIRGPVFANVILADEINRTPPKTQSALLESMQELQVTAGGNKYHLEQPFFVLATQNPIEQEGTYPLPEAQLDRFMFSIQVDYPKDAEEMSIMNLAQSPFDVKLEKVLTKEDILKLQSTVKQVPVADYILKYTLKLVRQTRVNATNGDASEVPEFIRQWISWGAGPRASQYIITSAQARALLQGRYYVTSDDVKAVAYPVLRHRIIRNFAAEAEGITTDKIIDKLIEITPLAKNELLEDKSLPKIFKA; from the coding sequence ATGCCAACAGAAGAATTAAATATGGAATCGGTAACGAAAATGAAGGACGCCTATGAGCGCATTAAGGCAGAGATGAAGAAGGCCGTGGTCGGACAGGAGCAGGTGATTGAGGAGATGCTGATTTCCATCTTTTCCAAGGGGCATTGCCTGCTGGTGGGCGTGCCGGGACTGGCCAAGACCCTGATGGTCCGGGCCCTGGCCCAGACGCTGTCGCTGTCATTCAATCGGATACAATTCACGCCGGACCTGATGCCTTCGGATATTACCGGCACGGATGTCATCCAGGACGACCGGACCACCGGCAACCGATGCTTGCAATTCATCCGCGGGCCGGTTTTTGCCAACGTGATTCTGGCCGATGAAATCAACCGGACGCCGCCCAAGACCCAATCAGCGTTGCTGGAGTCGATGCAGGAGCTGCAGGTGACGGCCGGCGGGAATAAATATCATCTGGAACAGCCGTTCTTTGTCCTGGCCACCCAGAATCCCATCGAGCAGGAAGGCACGTATCCGCTGCCCGAGGCGCAGCTGGACCGGTTTATGTTCAGTATCCAGGTGGATTACCCAAAGGATGCAGAGGAGATGAGCATCATGAACCTGGCCCAGTCGCCTTTTGATGTCAAACTGGAAAAGGTGCTGACGAAAGAGGATATCCTGAAACTGCAGTCGACCGTCAAGCAGGTGCCGGTGGCGGATTACATATTGAAATACACCCTGAAATTAGTCCGGCAGACCCGGGTGAATGCGACAAACGGGGACGCCAGCGAGGTGCCGGAATTTATCCGGCAGTGGATATCCTGGGGCGCCGGGCCGCGGGCCAGCCAGTATATCATCACCAGCGCCCAGGCCCGGGCTCTGCTCCAGGGACGTTATTATGTCACCAGCGATGATGTCAAGGCGGTGGCCTATCCGGTCCTGCGGCATCGGATTATCAGGAACTTCGCGGCCGAGGCCGAGGGTATCACTACGGATAAGATTATTGATAAGCTTATCGAGATTACGCCCCTGGCCAAGAATGAGTTGCTGGAAGACAAGTCATTGCCGAAGATATTTAAAGCATAG